Proteins encoded in a region of the Balaenoptera ricei isolate mBalRic1 chromosome 19, mBalRic1.hap2, whole genome shotgun sequence genome:
- the ADGRG3 gene encoding adhesion G protein-coupled receptor G3, which produces MKRLDSSAITAFKLVPSNFPSPSCDTDQKNSATIPEESRQPCKGLINANRFDDFGLKDTAKCFSECAGSGNESCNLGNLQRYWLNYEIHLAEESLTETVNMGFLTALVKNISTSISEDLHFSLTPSQVPKQVTEDEHQHPDRVRLPRSLFESFQGSRPMVRLAITILDVGSGNVFKGPRLSLEDGSSVLNNHVVGLSLGHINVTGLAEPLEITFSHQHQPPNVTLSCVFWDVTKGSSGDWSSKGCSTEFGVDRTICRCDHLTFFALLLRPVLDQVTVKALTRISQAGCGTSMIFLAFTIVLYAVLRFSRQKFKFEDAPKIHVALSVSLFLLNLAFFINVGHGLKGSDAACWARGAVFHYFLLCAFTWMGLEAFHLYLLVIKVFNTYVGHYFLKLSLVGWGLPALIVIGTGSANSYGPYAIRDKKNTTTLELCWFCEKTATSALYVTVHGYFLITFLFSAVVLGLVALKIFTLSSATAGKEKGQHCKGVLTLLGLSSLVGVTWGLAILTPLGLSTTYVFALFTSLQGVFIFCWFVVLYFPSQSTMTSSSGTARADQALTVSHE; this is translated from the exons ATCAGAAGAATTCCGCAACCATACCTGAGGAGTCAAGACAACCCTGCAAAGGACTCATCAATGCAAACCGATTTGACGACTTCGGCCTTAAGGACACTGCTAAGTGCTTCTCAGAGTGTGCAGGGTCAGGGAATGAATCCTGCAACCTGGGAAACTTGCAGAG ATACTGGCTGAACTATGAGATCCATCTGGCGGAGGAGAGTCTGACAGAGACAGTGAATATGGGTTTTTTGACGGCTCTTGTCAAGAACATCAGCACCAGCATCTCAGAAGACCTGCACTTCTCTCTGACCCCCTCTCAG GTTCCGAAGCAGGTGACAGAGGATGAGCACCAGCACCCTGACAGAGTCCGGCTGCCCAGGAGCCTTTTTGAATCCTTCCAGGGCAGCAGGCCAATGGTTCGGTTGGCCATAACCATCCTGGACGTTGGTTCGGGGAATGTCTTCAAG GGCCCCCGGCTCAGCCTAGAGGACGGCAGCAGCGTGTTGAACAATCACGTGGTGGGCTTGAGTTTGGGTCATATAAATGTCACCGGCCTGGCTGAGCCTTTGGAGATCACCTTCTCCCACCAGCACCAGCCTCCT AACGTGACCCTCAGCTGTGTATTCTGGGACGTGACTAAAG ggtCATCAGGAGACTGGTCTTCCAAGGGCTGCTCCACAGAGTTCGGAGTCGATAGGACTATCTGCCGCTGTGACCACCTGACCTTCTTCGCCCTGCTGCTG AGGCCGGTCTTGGACCAAGTCACCGTAAAGGCCCTCACACGCATTTCCCAGGCTGGCTGCGGAACCTCCATGATCTTCCTGGCCTTCACCATTGTCCTCTACGCTGTCCTGAG GTTTTCCCGGCAGAAGTTCAAGTTTGAAGACGCCCCCAAGATCCACGTGGCCTTGAGCGTCAGCTTATTTCTCCTGAATCTGGCCTTCTTCATCAATGTGGGGCATGGCCTGAAGGGGTCCGATGCTGCCTGTTGGGCCCGGGGGGCCGTCTTCCACTACTTCCTGCTCTGTGCCTTCACCTGGATGGGCCTGGAAGCCTTCCACCTCTACCTGCTCGTCATCAAGGTCTTTAACACCTACGTCGGGCACTACTTCCTGAAGCTGAGCCTCGTGGGCTGGG GCCTGCCTGCCCTAATAGTCATTGGCACAGGGAGCGCCAACAGCTATGGCCCCTATGCCATCCGTGACAAGAAGAACACCACCACGTTGGAGCT GTGCTGGTTCTGTGAGAAAACTGCCACCTCTGCCCTCTACGTCACTGTCCACGGCTATTTCCTCATCACCTTCCTCTTCAGCGCCGTGGTCCTGGGCCTGGTGGCCTTGAAGATCTTCACTCTGTCGAGTGCCACAGCGGGCAAGGAGAAGGGGCAGCACTGCAAGGGGGTCCTCACCCTGCTGGGCCTCTCGAGCCTGGTGGGCGTGACCTGGGGGCTGGCCATCCTCACACCCCTAGGCCTGTCCACCACCTATGTCTTTGCACTGTTCACCTCTCTGCAAG GTGTCTTCATCTTCTGCTGGTTTGTTGTTCTCTACTTCCCAAGCCAGAGCACCATGACCTCGTCTTCCGGCACTGCCCGGGCTGACCAGGCCCTCACCGTGTCTCATGAATAG